Part of the Engystomops pustulosus chromosome 4, aEngPut4.maternal, whole genome shotgun sequence genome is shown below.
aaatattgactttgatcAGCTTAACAGAAATTAATTGCACTCTAAATTCTGCATTCtgagtctactgcatcaggtttaatAATGGCAatatgcatatactccagaatgttataaagagtgatgagcttaacagcaattaattgcaaagtattACCAATTGCATTACAATTACCAAGGGCATTTTGCCCGAAACGCGTGAGCTTGTCTGCATGTATGTAGTCATTCTTTTAATGTACCTTAtaaaatattgaattttttttagtccagtgtatagtatacactttttttttagtacaggcggtcccctacttaagaacactcaacttacatatgacccctagttacaaacggacctctggtaattggtaatttactgtactttagtcctaggctacaataaacagccataaatgttatcaaatgtgtctgtaatgaagctttagtgttaatattgattcttttgacaacccaacatttttaatgggattacaatgataaaacagttccgacttgcatacaaattcaacttaagaacaaacctacagaccctatcttgtatgtaacccggggactgcctgtatagccaaTGTCCCCACCCGCGCTATGCCAGGAGTATAATATACAAGCCTTTATCATTACCCTCCACATCCTTGACTCCCTGCATTTTCACTGGAATAACATCCCAACAGCATTTCCCAATATTTTACAAAGCATGTAAACCCATAATTGCAGACTCCCTTATTTACCAATTAGTGACTAGTAATGTGCACACAAGGCTCCGCAGGTTCACATTTTAATAATGCACAGAAGATCCATTGAAAAGCAAAACTAATCCAAGTCTCTGCccatttaatatgcaaaaattATACCATTgtcatcaataaaaatatatacagaagATGTAACTGTCATTCAAAATTACCAACCTTTTCTGTTCAAATATCATGTCAGTTTTGGCTGCGCACACATTATTAACCCTCAGAGGGAAACCAGAGTTGTATGTAAAAGATACAATTTAAATTACATTTATATGCAGACCAAAAGGCACCAGAGTCCAGAAAATGACcgatttgtatttatttattatttaagccCGCACATTTTATTTTTGGTCCTGAAGAAGGAGGCTGGTCGCTCCCGAAAAGAATTGTCCAATATTCATTATTCAATATTCATTCAAAAATAAAACATCATACGAAATGACCAAGCAGCACTTCTGTATATTCCTGACATTTTCCTCTATCTAAAACAAATAGTCCACAAATGTCATAGGTTTCCTGAAAGTAAACTGTGGTCAAATCTAAAGCTATTCTTGAAGGAATATAGTACACAACATGAAATTTGAAGGTACAAATTCTGATTCTTTGACACAAAATAAAGTTCATAAAAAATGGGATGGTATTTTTTACAATTCTGCAAACTTGGATTGATTTAAAGAATATAAAACGGCAGCAAAACAAGTAAATTGAACAGATTGCCTTTATCAAGATTTGCATTGCTTTAAGTCCAAATGGCCATGTGACAAGGGGGATGTGTGTCTGAACAGCTGCTCTGTGAAGTCCATGTGTCATGAGGCAACCCCCTCAAACAATGGAGTTGTGCTCCGTACTGCAGTTATAAGCTCAATACAAACTGTATATCATAACGGTAAAAAGGTCTCCATTAAAAAGACATCATTATAAAGGAAACTAGCAGCCAACACTTTCAAGGGAGTTGCATTCATTAAGAATGCACTTCACCAGATTCATTCTGAAATGCATCTATATCCAGTGCGATCTTTCGTGGTTTTTAATTCATAGTAAATACTTCACAGTGGCATCGGGCAGTGAGGGCATCCTGTAGAGAACGCCTTGTTGGTTGCCGGTGGTAACTTCCTGAGAACGTAGCTACAGACTTGTGCTACAATTTCATCAATCTTGCAATTTGGTCCCTTCTTCTGCGTTCTCCTGCCCAGGATTTGCTTTTCGTACGGCATTTCAAAAGTTCTTCACGATAATCCTGATGATGCATTGGGCAGTAGCTTTGGGGCTCACACAAAATCTGAAAGTAAAAAGATCTGATTGAAAGACAATTCCATTGCCACAACAGCCACCATATTATATATAACCAAATTGCATGGAGGGTTTGGGAGCAGGAGAGGttgggtaaaagaaaaaaaaaatttgagagaAGTGTGACACGGTTATGTTATTCCCAGTGGTCCATAACGATTTGGAGTGAAGAGCTGGAATATGGCAGCACAATTTCTATAAGGCCCGATTCCAACTAATTCAAATCAATCCCTACGGCTGCAGAACAATTCTATAATATTTGCATTGCGCTTTACATTGCGAGTGACGCGGTGACATTAAAGCATCAAATCTAAATTGGTACATGGAATTCCAATCCCATTAGTCTACAACCTGAGGACCTCAGCCACTAAACCCACTCAGCATATAAAAAGAAACTGCATGTGCacaatacacagacatacatgaatAGTCTTATTGTAGATGCCCTTCAATTCACATAAGTGAtgttaaaaattgtaaaatgGTATAAGAGCAGGAACACATTTAGTGAATACATTGCATGATATCAGCAGGGACATTCCACAACCATTGGGTGTTTTAATGGACGGCACACTGCTGCAATAACCTTTAATGGACCAATTCTGCGCTGTTACTGATTCATTTAAAGGATGTGACAATAAAAATGTATCCAATTCATCAGATAAACCAAAGTTGCTTATCAGCCTAATCTGATGCAAACTTATTCCAAGAGTCTACATCCCAGGCTGGCCAATGCTTTAATGTCATCATAGTTAGAGAAACAATTGTTTTGAACCTTTAACTGGAATAAGTTTTTGAAGTTTATTTCTTGACTATTTTGACCAGATCACTGATAAGGAAAGCAAAACATAAAATTTAGAAGGTCTCACCTTGTATTCAGGGAAAAATTCTTTGTAGCCCCCTTTCAGGAGATACATCTCTGGATAGAAAAGACTGGGATATTCATTCATGGCGCGATCTTCTTCTCTTAAGAAACGACACCTTTTATTGTGAAGACACATAGAAAAAATGAAATTGACAAAGACTTTGATCTGGCCTGAGAATAAAGACTTTGGAAAATAAGTATGTTAAGTGGTTTTCCGGCAAAGGGAAATAACAGAAGAAAAGGCTATGGAGCAGGTCAGTAATATAGGCAAATTGCACTTTACTATAGGTGTCGAGAGGGTAAATGTAGAGAGGACAGTATAATTTGTTTTTTCCCCCTCGCTTGTACTCAACACTACAGTTACTAAGAAGCTACTAAAATGCATTGATAAGAAATAATTTGCCTACATTTTGGGGCCTCTTTCAGATGAAAACTCGCAGTGAAACACCAATATAATGCGCTTTTCTGCCACTGATGGGACCAAAGGACACTTGAGAAAAAAATCCAACACCTCTTCATGTCGATGAAGATTCAAAGCGCCCTGTAGGATATTTAAAACCTAGAATTAATTTAATCTTGAACGAAAATGTATcaaatatatatcatacatacacatatagtatACATACCACACATATGCATGCATTTCTCTTGAATCACGGGAAAATTTAGTTTTAAAACAGGCTTAGACAAACTGGGTTAAAACGATAATAGATACTCACCACGACAATGCCCTACTATTCCCACTGACATCCTTACTTGGTACCACCTAATCTCTACTATGGGTTCCATCTGCACCCATAGAAAATGCGTTCTCAGCAACTCACTAATTGAAGTGCACAGATGTCCTTTTTTACAGCACTGTGCCCCAGCCTATCCATGGGTCTTCTGATCCAAAaatcataggggggggggggggagaggggtgtcATTGGGGATTGGTCACAAACCTCAATTGGGCAAGAAAGCTCTGCACAAAGGCATTCATGATGCAACCCATCTAAaaatgtttaaaggacacctgtcatcaggtctgtgtcacttgtcctgtcactactacctgttggagcagctcacaaggatcccatcccagcctttatctagttatttcatacattaatcattgtaaaatcattcattctttatcatgtaaatgaggctggtcacatggtcagaggcagtgatgtcacccctgttacccctcccctctcctccccctgctcatgtctgtgtgtaatgtatagtaaagcatggctagtgtgtgtgctgcatctgctgacatgctgcatcctcctaatatacaggtgagagacagacatcagctacacatgaatctgacatgttctgctgtaacatggctgcctcctgaagctgctgtatctctcctaaacacacacacatgcacacacaggctgcagggggcgccagcaccaggtagcacatcattatacagcctcacatcattatacaggctgtcagtcatgcaccgggggtgtggctgtgcctcccactcatgaatagagtggacagcttgaatatgctaatacttcattggacatttcacaggtcatttgcatacagctttaggacctcattgcttaggtttacaggcatgtaaagggacaatgaagggatagaggcaatgctctctaatggcagtttatgtaaaaatatatttagtttaggggggttattttgcatgactggttctctttaaagggcaggggtgtaactaccgaggtatcagccatagcagctgctacggggacCCCTGTGTCAGGGGGCCTCGACATCCAAAGTTACAATTAGTCCCAGTACACAGCAGAATATGTATACAACAGTGCACATTATAAAGCATGAATCAgctgctcagataagaaatgtcaagaGAGAAGGAAGGGACAGCAgaacgacaggactagggatctagtagttctaattcctgccatgtacttcccaCATGTGGTCAGCAGTTACTGGGACAGATCGGTGTAACAGTATGaatgtatatattagtgcagaAAATGTGAGCGCacgagtttataaatgtgtgaatCTGTACATTTTCAGATGTGGTAGGTTACACTCCCTCTCTAAGTTAAGCCCCTGGCTTGCAAACTAGTAAAAGCTCAATAATCCTTTACCTGACCATCTATCTTTATAGGCAGTCCCAAGACTGAAAATTTGGAGTAAGGAATGGAGGACATAGGGACTTCAGGTAGAGGAATAAAAAGCAGTGCCACACTTTGAAATGTGTCTTGAATAAAAAAGTAAACTTGTAATAAAACACCTGTAAATAAGAACACTTTGCAGCAGCTCACCTGAATATGTCCCCCTTCATATTCATAAGGATATCGACAATCAATGATGTAGAACTTCTCCACAAGACTATTGAATTCTCCATGAATTAAGGCTGCCATCTAGTGTTAAATTATAGTGTTCAATATTGGATTTCCTTGACTTTGAGCAATAAAATGTatagattaaaaaaacaaaacaaaaactctCCTCTAGTATTCTGCATCTCCTCTTATAGAAGAGTAAACTAAAAGGGTACAGCAGTTTTTACATTTGGCAAATGCACCAGGAACACAAAGCAGCATTACAGTAGCCGAACGACAAGTAGAATTGTAATTGCAGCTCCAGACTACAGGCGGTAAATCAGGATAACATCAACCACCTAAGTAATGCAGTCACACAggacaaaattattattattaatcatgaGGATTAGGTGGATAAAGAAAACCAAGAGGGGCAGACATCATTCCTTCTACAAAAATAGTTCTCATCTATAGGATTTGGCTGTGACGTACCCACCACTGTTTCACTGAGGTAGGGAGCTACGAGGGATTGACCAGGCTTTAATTGAGTTTATTTTGTCAGAGTTTATTTAGGTTTAATAAAGCATCTCTATTCTCTCCACTTTAGCAACTCATGGCATGCGGTTTCTGGGCCACACTGTTATTTTATGATCTATATAGATGAAGTTAGAGGACACTCCCTATCCTAGATGTATGCACCATATGAAATGTACACTTACAGTCTCAGCTGTTATGTAGCGGAGGTCTTGGTGACGTCCCATCACAGTAGGTAAAGCATAAACCTGCAGAAAGGAAAATTACAATCTGAGTTACAAAGCACAAGAGTAAAGAGACAGAATTTCAGGCTCCTGCTGTAAGGGTATTTTAATAAGGTTTCCATAAACCCACAGGATTGGTGATAAATATAGCATTGACATTGGTTTCCAAACTCCTTGTATGACttgagtacacacacacacacacacacacacacacacgcctcaggctcatttgcatacagtctttcagtCTGGTGGTAGacatccattaaaggggttatccgggtgttaaaaattactgagggccgagCTGGGGCGggccatttaaaaataataaacatgtacttgcctccTTCGGCGCCGCAGTccttttgatccgtgcccctgtttcttTACAGGGGCACAAAAGCCGTGTACAGGGAATTTCCAGTCCGCAATGCGgcaggctcctcccatccgtccctatctctcagcgtcgtaagcgctgggagatggtgtcggatgggagcttccggctggtGCCCTTGTAATCAAtccggcgcacagaggagacggaccgcgatgcgggacatcagcagagccAGACGAGgttagtagatgtttattatgtttagccCACCctagcccagcccccagtaatttttaacatacggataacccctttaaagagaacccgtcatgcaaaataacccccctaaactaaatatattttcataaactgccattagagagcattgcctctatcccttcattgtccctctacatgcctgtaaacctaagcaatgaggtcctaaagctgtatgcaaatgacctgtgaaatgtccaatgaagcattagcatattcaagctgtccactctattcatgagtgggaggcacagccacacccccggtgcatgactgacagcctgtataatgatgtgaggctgtataatgatgtgcttcctggtgctggcagccacaccccctgcagcctgtgtgtgtgcctgtgtgtgtgtgtataggagagatacaccagctccaggctgcagccatgttacagcagaacatgtcaggtacttgtgtagctgatgtctgtcacacctgtatattaggaggatgcagcaatcacactagccatgctttactatacattactcacagacatgagcagggggaggagaggggaggggtaacaggggtgacatcactgcctctgaccatgtgaccagtctcatttacataataaagaaaagatgattttacaatgaataatgtatgatataactagataaaggctgggatgggatccttgtgagctgctccaacaggtagtagtgacaggacaagtgacacagacctgatgacaggtgtcctttaaagcatATCCTATACTGGTCTGTTTAGCACATCAGGATATCCCATCAATACAGACTAAGATCTTATCAAGTATACCCTTAcctgatgtatgtatgtatgtatgtatgtatgtatgtatgtatgtatgtatttttttttcttttatggctCAAAGGCACCACAGAGGTTCCAAtacctaacaaaaaaaaaaaaaaacaacatgtaaacTCACCTTTGAAAAGTCGCCAACTAGCTGTCTGTGGCTATAATCTTCATCTAACGCCTTAGTGATATCCACATCACACAGAGAAAGAGTCTTCTTCAAAGAGGTGCCCTAAAATAAGGCAAGTGTAAAACATGTCACACAAGCAATAAAGGACAATGCAATCAGATGCCAAGCAAATGGTTTACATTTTGTTATGTTTCCAAACCATCTCAAAGGCAGTTTCAGACAGTGGTCTTCCTGTGAATCACAGACCATGCATTTTAATAGAAAACCACATTGCCGGGGACACCATTCTTCTCCACTAAACAGTAGCCCCGGACCAACCATGGTCATATATTTTGGCCCTAGCCAACATTACCACGTTAGACTTAAGATAATCGAGAGaaatgggagaccacagagaagtgTCAGATGACAAAGGCTTAGGGTCCGAATACGCATGTCCATGCTTTTCCCCTTCAATAAACACATATGGCAAAAATTCTGCCTATAAGATTTTTTATCAGAGGTATTGGAGGGCAGAAGGATTGTGGAAACTTGTTTCAATTAtgatacagacatatatatttaCGAAAGTAGAGGGTAGATTAGTCTAGGGTGCCGTCACACTGTGGGGGAAATTGACATAAAGAGTCTGTCTGCACTGGCTTTCTTACAGAATTGCTCTCAGAAAGGAGATACATATTTAAAATTGTTTTGTGCTGTATGTTCTTGGACACAtgagtttttgcatttttaccttgcgtttggctggttttaatttcTCATTGTCGGCAGCTGTGAAACTGATTAAGAAAAACccaattcaaaccagccaaacgcaaggAAAACATGCAAGACGCACAGTGTggttaaaaatgcaccaaaaactgtCCAAGAACTTACAGCGTGCAGTCACACAGTGCATTCTTGGACACTTTAAATAGACtcgaaacacatgcgtttttgaatttttaccatgcgtttggctggtttgaatctgtttatcTTTAGTTCTAGAAGTGTAAGGAGCTGTGAAAAGGATTTAAACcggccaaacacatggtaaacattcaaaaacaatCTACCTTCTGGAAACTAGTGTTTTTTCAGGGGTTATTTACTAACCCATGTGTGGCTCAACTGTGGGATCTCTTTGAATTTCTTAGAGAGCAGCATtttgttttataaagttttatgtGTGATTATGCAAGTTACCTTCAGAGGCTACTCAGGGGAAGGAGTAGCCTGTGAACTCCAATAACTAAGGCTACTACATGCCCCGAGTAGCCTCTGCAATGCCAAACTCAGCACGTCCATGCCAACTGTGAACATGGCAGCAAGAACCGGGGACAAGCGCAGGGGCTTCGGCCAGAGCACGAGACTGTTCCCGATTCCTGTGCATGCTCCTGTTCCCCTGCGTGGTCGGTATTTGCAGAGGCTACTCGGGGTGTGAAGTAGCATTAGCCCCCAGAATTCAAAGAGACtactccttccccccccccccccccccccgagtgccTCTAATGTGTGAATAGGCAAATTGGCTTCAAACTAAATATAACTTTATCGGCTCCTCTCTAATTATTAAAGGTTAGCCACACATGGGTTATCTACCACTGGAACTACTTAAAAAAGTAGTccccaaatggtagatttcctttaactctttcCATATCAAGAACAAATTACACTTAATGCCCTTCGATATTCTAGTCACCCAACAGAGCTATCTAAAGCAGGAGTGCAAATTAGTCTGAGTACCGCAATTTCACACTCAACATTAGGTGGCCACACTAGTAACCAGCATCCAAGAAACATCGACCACCACAGTACAGAATTACATACCAACCGAGAAAACAAATGCCACATTTAGACAATATGCAGACATCAGACCAGACAACCAATAAAAACAGATTCCAGACCAGATAATATGTACAGGAGTCAAGCCAGGCAATAATAGAGCCCCCGACTCAGGCCAAAAATGCTGGATCAAGCCTCCACTTCTTCTGGAAGAGAAGCCATCGGACTGCAGGATCTTATGATAATGAGTGATGGAGGTTCACATCAGGCGGGTATAGTGGTGGGGTTCTGGAGCAGCTCCCAGAGGCACTTCCGACCAATaaccaaatttataaaaattGGTCTAATCTCAGTTTGATGGAGTTAAATTACATGACAGATTCCATTTAAATAAGGTAGAAAGGCAGAAGAAAAGACACAAGAACATACTCCTTTAATAAAGTatcttacaaagtttactattatctgcaCTTTTGATGCAAAAATGGTGTTGATAATTTAGTTACGCTTTAAAAGGTCATACTATTCACACAGAATCCTAGGGAACTGGATTTACTTACCCTTCTTCTTGGGTGGCTGTTCTCATCTGCTTCTGGCTGGAGGGGGCTGCTAGTACTGCGCCTTCTTTTAACCTTGACTGGAGTTTCATTATCTTGGGGCCTTACTGTTCTCTTCAATACAGGCCTGTCAAGTTTCTCTGGCATTGATGGTGATCTATAAAGTCGACTTCTGTTCATTGACACCTACAGAATTaagaaatatacattttattcaaGTGACAAAATCGTACTAGTAATTCACTCCAGTATGGACAATACTTCTAGATATAGGAAACAATGTCTTTCAGAGAAGTGGTTAAAGTCAATGCactaatatatatgtgtattcatataatattataaacttctttatatacaagtacaaTCTATTTCCTTTATAAAAGTCATTAGTAAATACAGACACCAATCAGCAGTTAATTTCTACtaacaattctacaccaggcaggacctggcgtaCAACTAATCTGGAGCCTCTAAAATATATTCAGCGCAACGGAAGTAGCCTCATCAAAAGCTGGGGCAAGATAAACAGTTTCTTGCCAACTACAAAATTATATCATAATGTAAAAGTCAAAGAGGGCGCCCCTTTTCCAAGTTCTTCCTTTGTTTGTCACAATCAGTATTGACTGTAGATTCTTTTCAGAGCTGCGGTTGTCTACTACGCCCCTGCTGATGGACCTTGAAGCGGGTCTTTAAATAGCTATTGCCTGCTACTTAACATGAGAAAGATTAGGTTTTACTTACATTACTGACATCAACATCCTGATTCAGGAAAGGTCCACTCAGCAAAATGGCCATAGAAGAGGAGAGATTAGCAGCTACGGTGGATGTATTCTTGACAGAAAACAAAATCACAATATTAGTAAGAGAAGATTATATTGCAATAGGAATTTTCAAGTGCTTAAAGAACATTCTTTTAGACTTTTTGCATGTGCCAATACAAAATGCACCAGAAAAAGGCAAACAATTTTTCTAAGTAGGTTTTTCACCTATTTATTTGTAAAtacttaatttgcatatttgtaaacaaatctttttaggaaaaggagaccaTAAAAACTAGAACAAGGCCAAATCCTGCATCAGGGAGCAAAGGGGATGTAGTCAGGGATACTGTTTTATAAGTCAAGAATCAGAAAGTATATTTCCTCATGAAGCAAATAGTATAGTTATGGACAATCTGTTAATCCAGAATATACTTAAAGGGGGCTGTGTAAGAGTTTACCAAAACAGCACCACGTTTATCCATAGCCAGTTCTTTATACTGCagcatatgcaaatatgttttccaggtcaGAATAAGGAAAACAATAAGGAAaacaggcttttgactagggtcaggaagtaagttaTCTTTACACAGACTTtgctaattaaccccttcacaactgccatacagctatatacacgTCCTATCTTCACACGCCCTGTGCAGAAATTGCATTTATAAATGTCctgacagtggccaacttcaaacagctatatctcctgaactctggcacttagaaacacaattcagaGATATGCACTCGTAAATTTGTAGTACAAAGTTTTGATTTTcatatacagctttctatttctgaGATGATCGATTGCAACTTCAAGAGTGGATATCTCGGGTTCTGTAAAGCATTCATACACAATCcagatatcatattaaaggggagattctcctgtttcATATGACAGAGTtgagtttctaggtgccagggttcaggagatctaGGCGTATGAAATGTGTCCCCCTCAAGCCTgtccagctgaaggcagaatgtagaaggagcGTCAGGAAAGAATGAGCTAACAGTTTGAAGAATTGTAGAAGTAAATGCAACCTCGGTTTGAAAATGAACTTTGGTAAAGGGTGATGGAATGATgatttacatatttataacatattttggtaaaagtttattcagttttgcctctttttttcaatttttcatttCCAACCTTCAAAAAACTCTaacctttttctttttccatatacagagctgtgtgagggcttgttttctgcgtaacaaagtgcacttcatagtgacggtatttaatattccatgccgtgtactgggaagcgggaaaaaattccaaatgcagtaaaattggtgaaaaacacatttgcgcgttttcttgtgagcttggattttacggctttcactgtgcgccccaaatgacatgtctactttattctttgggtcggtatgattacggggataccaaatttgtataggttttataatgtgcacactcatttacaaatattttaatatggtttataaatttttattttgacatcttctggtgATAATTTACAAAAACAATGTTttctactttgggcgctatttttcattATGGGGTTAATCATTATTAAATTTTCATAGATcgaacattttgggacgcggcgataccttacttctgatttttactgttcatttatagtTCTATgacttctaggaaaaggggggtgatttgaatttataggttttttttttaaaatggatttctttttttaaccatttatcagaccccctagggtactttaaaccaaggttgtctgatttatcctaccatttactggcatactacagtataggttaaaaccagacagcctagggcagtgatggcgaaccttttagagaccgagtgcccaagctacaaccaaaatccacttatttaccgtgaagtgcgaacatggcattttaagcagtaacttattgctacctgttctttcacatttttcaatcgtatcagctcctgaggccaccaatacagttgatagcctgaatttgcccttcttctatCTTTGTAGCTTCttttcagggtctctctgtagaggaagaatggttttgtccagcaggaggacctccaaaagataatgcagccctgtccacaccttctcacttttcctgcagttccaaacagccaataaagtgtcgctttagtgagcagcatctctttagttgccagggactgcaggaagatttggtggatttgttcctggtgaactctgtccttgggtgataacctgagtgcc
Proteins encoded:
- the CDC25C gene encoding M-phase inducer phosphatase 3 isoform X3 yields the protein MADNHSITLDGKSSSSLHFRSSCRMILNLLKDKDASVVFSPEQPLTPVTDLAMGFSNLSTFSGETPKRCLNLSDLSGDEGALQNFVSPVKTPKDKEDSTNSMCIQPVDFLTPEPELKTKKSHKKKLNSVLPRLRCSTPSFKKSCGSYGNRNNKENESGAFKNPGKPCSMLSLRGAADVQLSPTFGSKEDFPTADDHEIPVLGSPINILPSRVDEDKNPHLDGFTEFFVMDEEEVENTSTVAANLSSSMAILLSGPFLNQDVDVSNVSMNRSRLYRSPSMPEKLDRPVLKRTVRPQDNETPVKVKRRRSTSSPLQPEADENSHPRRRGTSLKKTLSLCDVDITKALDEDYSHRQLVGDFSKVYALPTVMGRHQDLRYITAETMAALIHGEFNSLVEKFYIIDCRYPYEYEGGHIQGALNLHRHEEVLDFFLKCPLVPSVAEKRIILVFHCEFSSERGPKMCRFLREEDRAMNEYPSLFYPEMYLLKGGYKEFFPEYKILCEPQSYCPMHHQDYREELLKCRTKSKSWAGERRRRDQIARLMKL
- the CDC25C gene encoding M-phase inducer phosphatase 3 isoform X2, giving the protein MYFSLAPGSGTVEAMADNHSITLDGKSSSSLHFRSSCRMILNLLKDKDASVVFSPEQPLTPVTDLAMGFSNLSTFSGETPKRCLNLSDLSGDEGALQNFVSPVKTPKDKEDSTNSMCIQPVDFLTPEPELKTKKSHKKKLNSVLPRLRCSTPSFKKSCGSYGNRNNKENESGAFKNPGKPCSMLSLRGAADVQLSPTFGSKEDFPTADDHEIPVLGSPINILPSRVDEDKNPHLDGFTEFFVMDEEEENTSTVAANLSSSMAILLSGPFLNQDVDVSNVSMNRSRLYRSPSMPEKLDRPVLKRTVRPQDNETPVKVKRRRSTSSPLQPEADENSHPRRRGTSLKKTLSLCDVDITKALDEDYSHRQLVGDFSKVYALPTVMGRHQDLRYITAETMAALIHGEFNSLVEKFYIIDCRYPYEYEGGHIQGALNLHRHEEVLDFFLKCPLVPSVAEKRIILVFHCEFSSERGPKMCRFLREEDRAMNEYPSLFYPEMYLLKGGYKEFFPEYKILCEPQSYCPMHHQDYREELLKCRTKSKSWAGERRRRDQIARLMKL
- the CDC25C gene encoding M-phase inducer phosphatase 3 isoform X1; translated protein: MYFSLAPGSGTVEAMADNHSITLDGKSSSSLHFRSSCRMILNLLKDKDASVVFSPEQPLTPVTDLAMGFSNLSTFSGETPKRCLNLSDLSGDEGALQNFVSPVKTPKDKEDSTNSMCIQPVDFLTPEPELKTKKSHKKKLNSVLPRLRCSTPSFKKSCGSYGNRNNKENESGAFKNPGKPCSMLSLRGAADVQLSPTFGSKEDFPTADDHEIPVLGSPINILPSRVDEDKNPHLDGFTEFFVMDEEEVENTSTVAANLSSSMAILLSGPFLNQDVDVSNVSMNRSRLYRSPSMPEKLDRPVLKRTVRPQDNETPVKVKRRRSTSSPLQPEADENSHPRRRGTSLKKTLSLCDVDITKALDEDYSHRQLVGDFSKVYALPTVMGRHQDLRYITAETMAALIHGEFNSLVEKFYIIDCRYPYEYEGGHIQGALNLHRHEEVLDFFLKCPLVPSVAEKRIILVFHCEFSSERGPKMCRFLREEDRAMNEYPSLFYPEMYLLKGGYKEFFPEYKILCEPQSYCPMHHQDYREELLKCRTKSKSWAGERRRRDQIARLMKL